A section of the Babesia microti strain RI chromosome I, complete genome genome encodes:
- a CDS encoding Guanine nucleotide-binding protein-like 3 homolog (overlaps_old_locusTagID:BBM_I03340), whose amino-acid sequence MKLKKTSKRQELSHKYNIQHKISAHKKKIRKLAKKIKTPGRKKKVAEIPNCIFKEEILRKVERIKEIKQKEKLSRNTLAQLQLVNKFAPNEESLSINQVQPTSIAEHISRPVDESLLAPLTNIAKDSYTDSDKGINISNVQIVNSKIFTECDVVIQVIDARNPEFFRYSELEELAKSMDKRMIIVLNKSDLVPKNVASSWLEYYRKFCPSVLLKSGSDSKNPRICTKHKSFLDTPRHIVQQASSLVGIMELSSLLANYSRSEDGERKRVIVCLVGYPNVGKSSLVNALAPENKGGRGNITSETGALPGITTSNKSVHIDKYTHLTDTPGQIFHKRNDVENVVNGVVSLHEAGDLIECISYVFSRLEDYRQLYRFFNLTCIDKTCKPSASELADDFIYKYAIALGKLKKGGIADKECAARIFLQKWIGGKICYYTIPGSKYFQLHTSSMD is encoded by the exons ATGAAGCTGAAGA AAACTAGTAAACGGCAGGAACTGTCCCATAAATATAAC ATACAACACAAAATAAGTGCGCACAAAAAGAAGATTCGGAAGTTGGCCAAAAAAATCAAGACGC CTGGACGTAAGAAGAAAGTTGCGGAGATCCCTAATTGTATATTCAAAGAAGAGATACTCAGGAAGGTCGAACGCATCAAGGAAATCAAGCAAAAGGAGAAACTAAGTAGGAACACTTTAGCGCAACTGCAATTggtcaataaatttgctCCCAATGAAGAATCTCTCTCAATAAATCAAGTACAGCCAACGTCAATAGCAGAACATATTTCTAGGCCAGTTGATGAATCATTGTTAGCTCCCTTAACCAATATCGCCAAAGATTCTTATACTGATTCTGACAAGGGGATTAACATATCAAATGTTCAGATTGTTAACagcaaaatttttacagaGTGTGATGTTGTGATCCAGGTTATAGATGCTAGGAACCCCGAGTTTTTCAGATATTCAGAACTGGAAGAACTGGCTAAATCTATGGATAAAAGAATGATAATTGTGCTGAATAAGAGTGACTTAGTGCCAAA AAACGTGGCCTCGAGCTGGCTTGAATACTATCGTAAATTCTGTCCTAGTGTACTTCTAAAATCTGGATCTGACTCTAAAAATCCCCGTATATGTACTAAACATAAGAGTTTTTTGGATACGCCCAGGCACATTGTACA ACAAGCTTCTAGCCTTGTGGGCATAATGGAGTTGAGTAGTTTATTGGCAAATTACTCTAGAAGTGAGGATGGTGAGAGGAAGAGAGTAATTGTTTGCCTAGTTGGCTACCCAAATGTCGGGAAAAGTAGTTTGGTTAATGCCCTGGCCCCTGAAAACAAGGGGGGTCGTGGTAATATCACCAGTGAAACGGGTGCGTTACCTGGTATAACGACATCGAATAAATCAGTTCACATTGATAAATACACGCATTTAACTGATACTCCAGgacaaatatttcataagAGAAATGATGTTGAAAATGTAGTAAATGGTGTTGTTTCCCTACATGAAGCTGGTGACCTAATTGAATGTATTAGTTATGTTTTTTCAAGGCTGGAGGATTATAGACAATTGTATCGTTTTTTCAATCTGACGTGCATTGATAAAACTTGTAAGCCATCTGCCAGTGAACTGGCAGATGattttatttacaaatatgcCATTGCTCTTGGGAAACTTAAGAAG GGTGGGATTGCAGATAAAGAATGCGCTGCTAGgatatttttgcaaaagTGGATCGGTGGAAAAATTTGCTACTACACGATTCCAGGCAGCAAATATTTCCAACTGCATACAAGTAGTATGGATTAG
- a CDS encoding peroxiredoxin (alkyl hydroperoxide reductase subunit C) (overlaps_old_locusTagID:BBM_I03345), translated as MTLKVGSPAPLFKCEAVMPDNSFKEILLADYIGKKNVLLFFYPLDFTFVCPTEIVAFNDAIAQFESRNVQLLACSVDSKFCHLAWKSQPLDKGGIGNIKFPILSDISKEISSLYNVLLPEGMALRGLFFIDKKGILQHITVNNLPVGRSIDEALRVVDAFQHHEIKGDVCPANWKHGDKGIQPTVEGVITHLTSKLH; from the coding sequence ATGACTTTGAAAGTCGGTTCACCTGCGCCCCTCTTCAAATGCGAGGCAGTAATGCCTGATAACTCGTTCAAGGAAATCCTTCTAGCTGATTACATAGGCAAGAAGAACGTTTTACTTTTCTTCTATCCCTTAGACTTTACCTTTGTATGTCCCACAGAAATAGTGGCATTTAATGATGCCATTGCCCAATTTGAGTCGCGGAATGTACAACTGTTAGCATGCAGCGTTGACTCTAAATTCTGCCACTTGGCTTGGAAGTCCCAACCATTGGATAAGGGCGGGATAGGTAATATTAAGTTCCCAATTTTATCGGATATTTCCAAGGAAATATCCTCCCTTTACAACGTACTACTACCCGAGGGCATGGCCCTTAGGGGCCTATTTTTTATTGACAAGAAAGGCATCCTGCAGCATATAACGGTAAATAACCTGCCAGTAGGTAGGTCTATAGACGAGGCGCTAAGGGTTGTGGATGCTTTCCAACATCATGAAATAAAGGGCGATGTATGTCCTGCCAATTGGAAACATGGAGACAAAGGTATACAACCAACTGTGGAGGGGGTTATAACCCACTTGACTTCCAAATTGCACTAA
- a CDS encoding splicing factor U2AF 65 kDa subunit (overlaps_old_locusTagID:BBM_I03350), with product MESLPSSTNTERRKRKKTKWDDPTSNTTTKFSTFGFDSSGSSALAIPAADLDPEAERRHRRLYIGNVPAGSSQSDIVAFLNGALLTVLSNTGMPATPADTPITKCESFNSENRFCFIELRNVDVTLVCLKMDGINYNGNALKISRPSDYVPPSNNELATQMQPTIQQPPRGFTMALQVFKLHIQNIPTTMAEDGVLELVKEFGDVKYVYIIKDTTGQHKNTAFVEFKDSVSLEPASKALTGKEVEGQSLTAKIVTSNQADTLASLAAGKYNLGATHLSTSISRKILSDPLLSIGVQSGRKIGATVSTVVQLLNIVFHEDLIDDDSYQSLLEDIRKEAKKYGTLEDIVIPRPNLDKTFNEGVGKVFLQFADELSSRKAQYMLNGRRFDAKRVVCAAFYPLDKFLEKTYVLM from the exons ATGGAATCCCTCCCGTCTTCAACCAATACTGAACGTAGGAAGCGTAAGAAAACAAAATGGGATGATCCCACATCAAATACAACCACTAAATTTTCCACATTCGGGTTTGATTCATCTGGTTCCTCAGCTCTCGCTATACCTGCAGCTGATTTGGATCCCGAAGCGGAGAGGAGGCACAGACGCCTATACATTGGTAATGTTCCAGCAG GTTCATCGCAATCGGATATAGTCGCATTCCTAAATGGAGCTTTGCTCACAGTACTTTCCAATACTGGCATGCCGGCCACTCCTGCCGACACTCCAATTACCAAATGCGAATCGTTCAATTCAGAAAATAGATTCTGTTTCATCGAATTGAGAAATGTGGATGTGACTCTTGTATGTTTGAAGATGGACG GGATAAATTACAACGGTAACGCACTTAAAATCTCTCGACCCTCAGATTATGTACCCCCGAGTAACAATGAATTGGCAACACAGATGCAGCCGACCATTCAACAACCACCaag GGGCTTCACAATGGCACTGCAAGTCTTCAAGTTACACATACAAAACATTCCAACTACAATGGCAGAAGATGGGGTATTGGAACTAGTCAAAGAGTTTGGGgatgtaaaatatgtatacatAATCAAAGATACTACTGGACAACATAAAAACACAGCATTTGTGGAGTTCAAAGATTCTGTAAGTTTGGAACCAGCGTCCAAGGCCTTGACTGGCAAGGAAGTCGAAGGGCAAAGTTTGActgcaaaaattgtgaCTAGTAACCAGGCAGATACCCTAGCCTCTTTAGCAGCAGgcaaatacaatttagGCGCTACCCACCTCTCCACTTCGATTTCCCGTAAAATTTTGAGTGATCCGTTGCTCTCCATTGGCGTACAGAGTGGGAGAAAGATTGGAGCCACTGTATCAACAGTGGTACAACTACTAAACATTGTATTCCATGAGGACTTAATAGATGACGATTCTTACCAATCGTTGTTGGAGGATATACGAAAGGAGGCAAAAAAGTATGGGACGCTAGAGGATATTGTGATACCCAGGCCTAACCTGGATAAAACTTTTAACGAAGGGGTGGGAAAGGTGTTTTTGCAATTTGCCGACGAACTTAGCAGTCGCAAGGCGCAATACATGCTAAACGGGCGTAGATTTGACGCGAAGCGCGTAGTATGTGCCGCGTTTTATCCATTAGATAAATTTCTGGAAAAGACATATGTGCTTATGTAA
- a CDS encoding Histone-lysine N-methyltransferase 2C (overlaps_old_locusTagID:BBM_I03355), with amino-acid sequence MLDTPIDELQNDILYTCYSRTCKDVSNRNQLIFCVTCRRGFHSKCCDPPLKYDFVSYYEWQCNRCKLCAKCHVHEDDEIIVICDCCDRAYHLGCTLEKYDEVPSGRWYCDECSCCIVCTVRLDPKEVKRQRRAKNRLNIITCTNCTKIYFQEDGFKLEICDCCNFAIIDTIKCSFCNAIIHKECVNGNGVCKNCESLGNGYQDPNDV; translated from the exons ATGCTGGATACACCCATAGATGAACTACAAAACGACATCTTGTACACATGCTACAGCCGAACATGCAAAGATGTATCGAATAGAAATCAGCTAATCTTCTGTGTAACCTGTAGACGTGGATTCCACTCTAA ATGTTGCGATCCACCGCtaaaatatgattttgTTAGCTACTATGAGTGGCAGTGTAATCGTTGTAAATTGTGTGCTAAGTGTCATGTCCACGAGGATGATGAAATCATCGTCATTTGCGATTGCTGCGATCGTGCCTATCACCTAGGATGTACACTAGAGAAGTATGATGAA GTTCCAAGCGGTAGATGGTACTGCGATGAATGTTCCTGTTGTATTGTTTGTACGGTTAGACTTGACCCTAAGGAAGTGAAACGGCAGAGACGTGCAAAAAATAGGCTAAATATCATCACCTGCACAAATTGCACAAAAATCTATTTTCAGGAGGACGGGTTTAAGTTGGAAATCTGTGACTGTTGCAACTTTGCCATCATAGACACCATCAAATGCAGTTTCTGCAATGCAA TTATACATAAGGAGTGTGTTAATGGGAATGGagtttgtaaaaattgtgagTCACTCGGTAATGGTTATCAGGATCCTAATGACGTCTAA
- a CDS encoding adenylosuccinate synthase (overlaps_old_locusTagID:BBM_I03360) encodes MYMEKVQVVSICGSQWGDEGKGKYSGFFSKDFDYIARFNGGANAGHTLIYQGKTYKFRMLPCGAVHEHVKCIIGTGCAVSLEMLYQDIQNAPYNQESLINRLYISNRAHLVLPLHVTMDIELENARSVICKSIGTTKSGIGPTYSTKMLRTGLRMVDLLDFEHFKMLFKEFISLNNMNGLITQEEIAVQLNKYENFYHMFKNCIVNTNLLITNELKLGKKFIVECSNGVLLDVDYGTYPFVTSSNTLSPAIFPHLGIPMNIPIMNIGITKAYQTRVGEGPFPTELSGPLGEKLRSKGNEFGSNTNRARRCGWVDIPALRYSHSVCVYDCLILTKLDVLTGFDKISICVDYKIHGMPMIHGDYPACVKDFNALEPIYEVAEGWSEDISKCRRFEELPSNAKKYIERISQLIGVPIKWVGVGQDNDSTIYIA; translated from the exons atgtatatggAAAAGGTTCAGGTAGTAAGCATTTGTGGTAGTCAATGGGGAGATGAAGGGAAGGGTAAATATTCTGGGTTTTTTTCCAAGGACTTCGATTATATAGCCCGTTTTAATG gCGGAGCAAATGCAGGTCATACTCTAATCTATCAAGGCAAGACTTATAAGTTTAGAATGCTCCCATGCGGAGCTGTTCACGAGCATGTAAAATGCATAATTGGCACCGGTTGTGCTGTTTCTCTTGAAATGTTGTACCAGGATATCCAAAATGCACCATACAATCAAGAATCGCTTATAAATAGATTGTATATATCCAACAGAGCCCATTTAGTTTTACCATTGCATGTGACTATGGACATAGAACTAGAAAATGCTAGATCGGTGATATGTAAATCGATTGGCACAACCAAAAGCGGTATCGGACCTACATACTCTACCAAAATGTTAAGAACAGGACTTAGAATGGTAGATCTGCTTGACTTTGAACATTTTAAGATGTTATTTAAGGAGTTTATCTCGCTCAACAATATGAATGGGCTGATTACTCAAGAAGAGATCGCTGTACAgttgaataaatatgaaaatttttaccatatgttcaaaaattgtattgtgAATACCAATCTATTAATAACTAATGAGCTCAAACTaggaaaaaaatttattgtagaAT gCTCCAACGGAGTGTTGTTGGATGTTGACTATGGCACTTATCCATTTGTAACTTCAAGCAACACTTTGTCCCCAGCCATATTTCCACATCTGGGAATTCCAATGAACATCCCTATAATGAATATCGGAATTACTAAAGCTTACCAGACTCGTGTGGGTGAAGGGCCTTTCCCTACCGAACTTAGTG GCCCGCTGGGTGAAAAGCTGAGGAGCAAGGGAAATGAATTTGGTTCCAATACCAACAGAGCTAGAAGATGCGGTTGGGTTGATATACCTGCCCTCAGGTATTCTCATAGTGTATGCGTTTATGATTGTCTaatattgacaaaattAGATGTACTAACTGGATTCGATAAAATCTCCATCTGTGTAGACTATAAGATTCACG GTATGCCTATGATCCACGGAGATTACCCCGCCTGTGTCAAAGATTTTAATGCTTTAGAACCGATATACGAAGTAGCTGAGGGTTGGTCTGAAGATATTTCCAAGTGTAGAAGATTTGAAGAACTTCCATCCAAtgccaaaaaatatatcgaACGCATCTCCCAATTGATAGGGGTGCCCATTAAGTGGGTTGGGGTCGGCCAGGACAACGATTCCACAATCTACATTGCTTAA
- a CDS encoding large subunit ribosomal protein L7e (overlaps_old_locusTagID:BBM_I03365), which produces MEDCAMNLTIKGLNGEDIKKSEVVIRENRRDLESRAEVAEKLRRLKKRKRSCRDPNAIKSLNSYYKLSKYHHLEKKRVKAEERRSRLPIKAVKTDTGKYCILAIRNKRKVEGVESQKILKQLNLSKPNIGKLLINDCETQQQLQRINPFIYYGFPSLDNLRILLKKRGTLVIDGEDKPIDSNLLVENLLGKFEIICIEDIVYSLWNGHKELQIIIENLGCLTFCDLAAAKGLQAPAIHYGNGGDEFDRSLSLIV; this is translated from the exons ATGGAAGACTGCGCCATGAATTTGACTATTAAGGGACTGAACGGAGAGgatatcaaaaaatccGAAGTGGTAATCCGGGAGAACCGTAGGGATTTGGAATCCAGGGCCGAAGTTGCAGAGAAACTCCGCAGGCTAAAGAAG cgCAAAAGGAGCTGCCGAGACCCAAATGCTATCAAATCACTGAATAGCTATTACAAGCTCAGCAAATATCATCACCTAGAAAAGAAGAGGGTTAAGGCAGAAGAGAGGAGGTCTAGATTACCCATTAAGGCTGTAAAAACAGATACAGGCAAATATTGCATATTGGCCATTAGAAACAAGAGGAAGGTAGAAGGTGTGGAATCGCAAAAGATACTCAAACAGTTAAACTTATCTAAGCCAAACATTGGCAAGTTACTTATAAACGATTGTGAAACCCAGCAGCAGTTGCAACGAATAAACCCGTTTATTTACTATGGATTTCCTTCTCTAGACAATCTACGCATTTTGCTTAAAAAAAG GGGGACATTGGTCATTGATGGTGAAGACAAGCCTATTGACTCAAATTTGCTGGTAGAAAATTTACTGGGAAAATTCGAAATCATATGCATTGAAGACATTGTTTATAGCTTATGGAATGGACACAAAGAGCTTCAGATAatcattgaaaatttgggTTGCTTAACATTTTGTGATTTAGCAGCAGCCAAAGG GCTCCAAGCTCCTGCAATACACTATGGAAATGGAGGTGACGAATTTGACAGATCCCTATCCTTAATAGTCTAA
- a CDS encoding translation initiation factor IF-1, putative (overlaps_old_locusTagID:BBM_I03375), translating into MGYVLTITLALTILPNEPLCLGIYSFERQKKCFLVPLTRNKFNLKVGGRKLTVEGCVTQSMGGTTFQAEIQGNKKILCELSGKLRVNRIRIDIGNKVIIELHHRYPTRGRIIRRLTNQFYKPKTFGMPRQLQKKNHSDLSDHSES; encoded by the exons ATGGGTTATGTCCTAACCATAACCTTGGCCTTAACAATACTACCAAATGAACCTTTGTGTCTTGGCATTTATTCATTTGAGAGACAAAAAAAATGTTTCTTAGTTCCATTAACTagaaataaattcaatttgaaGGTTGGTGGTCGAAAGCTTACTGTGGAAGGTTGCGTTACTCAATCAATGGGTGGTACAACCTTCCAAGCAGAAATACAAGGGAATAAAAAG atattatGTGAATTATCCGGAAAACTGAGGGTGAATAGGATCAGAATAGATATAGGCAATAAGGTAATCATCGAATTACATCACCGATATCCCACTAGAGGCCGCATCATTAGAAG ACTAACTAATCAATTCTACAAGCCTAAGACCTTTGGCATGCCTAGACAATTACAGAAGAAGAATCACTCGGATTTAAGCGATCATTCAGAATCATAA
- a CDS encoding TBC domain containing protein (overlaps_old_locusTagID:BBM_I03380): protein MLRFGVCKKKVEKYIRRKVKSGISPEIRGLYWKCIAQTNTFKYCLPNGLYTHLIFFPPTLGDNEIQLDINRTVYSKYRNHNTRSLFNVLRAYNLYNPDVGYCQGMGYIAGMLLTQMNEEDAFYTLISMLEKYNLQEMYRPGLPALGEMCNFLDRSIKRSLPKLYSHFLKEKVNTSMYAVQWFMTLFTYNTTLDRAAPIWDLFYIRGTESLQTVSLALLKHLEPKLLQLSLEPLINTLVCLGDVDMTKIVQSAIRHA, encoded by the exons ATGCTTAGATTTGGTGTCTGTAAAAAGAAAGTTGAGAAATATATAAGAAGGAAGGTTAAGTCTGGTATATCCCCGGAAATTAGAGGTCTGTATTGGAAATGTATAGCACAGACTAATACATTTAAGT attgtCTCCCCAATGGTCTTTACACTCATTTAATCTTTTTTCCACCGACACTCGGAGACAACGAAATACAGTTAGATATCAATCGAACAGTCTATTCCAAATATAGAAATCATAATACTCGTTCACTATTTAATGTTCTGAGGGcctataatttatataatccCGATGTtg GTTATTGCCAAGGAATGGGATATATTGCCGGAATGTTGCTGACCCAAATGAATGAAGAGGACGCATTTTATACCCTG ATTAGTATGCTGGAGAAGTACAATTTGCAAGAGATGTATAGGCCAGGTCTGCCTGCCTTGGGTGAGatgtgtaattttttagacCGATCTATCAAAAGGTCACTGCCAAA gttaTACAGTCACTTTTTGAAAGAAAAGGTCAACACTTCAATGTATGCCGTACAGTGGTTCATGACCCTATTCACTTATAACACGACATTAGACCGTGCCGCTCCTATTTGGGACCTTTTCTACATCAGAGGCACTGAATCTCTTCAAACCGTATCATTGGCATTACTTAAACATCTTGAA ccaaaattattgcaattgtCACTAGAGCCCCTAATTAACACATTAGTTTGTCTGGGTGACGTGGATATGACAAAGATCGTTCAGTCTGCCATAAGGCATGCCTAG